Sequence from the Argentina anserina chromosome 7, drPotAnse1.1, whole genome shotgun sequence genome:
GTGGCAATTCATGTATTGGTTGCACCCTCCTCTGCGTGATGAAACGACATAAATTTGAGAGACAACATATTGGTTTATTGGTTCTACGACATTGCTTTAACTTTCCAATATGCCACCATTCTTGTAAAGTAAATAGAGGTTGTCGTGATGATGTTATCGGCTAATTAGTGTAGGTTTAAATACATCATCGTACATTATAGTGTCTCATGTTACTATTATGGAGGTTCTATTGAGGCTCattataaaaatgaggttttggCTACATGTCCCCTTAAGTATTCATCTGTTTCATCAATAAAGGCATGATGCCTGCCCTCATATAGCcttttatcaaaaaaaaaaaaaacagtaataatggtCTGAAAAAGTGtatgtaatggtaaattttgttttttttttgttacaaatgtTATGGAAAGTTTGGTAACAACCAAGTGACCAAGTACCGCATATAAATGAAAGGAGCTCCCAACAAAAAATccataaaacaaaaagaagCCCCTAAATTCGAAGGGCTCAGGAAGAAGATCGCCGGTTGATTCAACATGGTCAGTCCTCCCCTTCTTTTCATCTCAATTGTTTAGGGTTTCATTGTTGTTCGTGCTCCACATACGCTCATGCTCCTCCCCTCTTTCTGTCTTTCTCTTGTTCCCCAGGAAGTGTTCAGAACTGCGATACTTCAACCAGCCCCGCCTGAAAGCTTTGCGTTACGGATTGTTCAGCAAGTCATTAAGCCTCAGGTAGTCCCTCTACACCTCTCATCTTCACCATTGCTAAAAACTTTACAGTTCACCGCACCCGAATGATCGAATTCGATGCCTTTCTTTTAGTAATTGTAGGGTTTTAAGGCTCCTATGCCCCTTCAGTCCTGCAGTGTGTGAATTTTTTTAGATGATTAGGTATTCTATGCGTATGCCATGGATATATTTGATGAGTGTGTATGAGAAGCATCTGCGACGAGTCAAGTTgaatgttttatgttttggggTTGTGGGATTTGGTGAATTTTTATTGAAGCTGATTGACTTGTGTATGACAGAAAGGGACCAAGTTGGTGCAAGATGAGAATCAACTGTTGGAAAATATCCTCCGGACTTTGCTTCAAGAACTGGTGGTATGTTTTTCCCCCTACCTTGTGAGACTAAATAGTTTTGTTTCTTGTCTTAAATGAGATGAAATATATCTCCCATCGgctcatttttttattttcttttatcatTTACATCACCATAATTATATTTCAAGAGtgcttttgtttttccttttgaaGTTTAATGCCGAGTATCTGATATTTGTAGTACAGTCTTCTGCAGTGCAGTCCGGGGAGCAGATAATGGAGTATGGTCAATCAATTGATGATGGAGAAGCTACAAGAGGGCATATTCCACGTCTTCTAGGTCTGTACATGTCTTTATAAGCACTtagttcttttctttgtaatCAATGTGCATGAATTCCTTTATCTATGAAACTTGCTCTTTTGTAATCCTTCAGAATTAGTGTTCTGACATGTAAGTAGATGGGCTTCTTGTTGGTTGTAGCGTACTCATATAGATCTTAAAATTGTCTGATAGTAATTTAATAATTGTCTTTTGACGTGTAGATCACAGTTAATATCAATTCGATAAAAATCCATGGTGACTGCTGATTTGCAATTCTAGTACCATATGCTCTGCAATGTATGACAAAACATGTAGATCAACTATTTGGATTAAGAAATTAATATAGGCTTGAGTTACAGTAGATTAATAGAAAGGGTATCATACTGTACCATATATTGGATAAGATTGGGGTATTGTCagttaataaatgattttatatTCCCTTGACAAGTAGATCACACAATATTGAGATGTAAAATCCACAACAACTTTCGATTTGCAATTGTAGTACCCTATATCCTGCAACGTAGAACAAAAAGTGTAGATAAGCTATTTTTGGATTACATAATTCGCAGGTTGATATATAGTAGGGTCATAGAAGGGGTTTTTTTACGATACCAGGTGTGATTTAGTAACTTCATTGTGGTGGAAGGGATTGGGGGCCTACGACTAAACCAAAGAAAGGGGCTGGTGTGATGTATCTTTATCCTACTTAATGGATCAAATCAGTGCCTTGATGAGTCCTGAATACTTGATGCTGAATATGAGGAAGTATGTAGGCAATAAATAGGGGATTCGGGAATTAGGGAGTGAGAAGATGATTTATGATTCTGtagcttctctctctctctctctctctctctctctctctctctctctctctcacttcaTATTGTTACCATTGTGTTACCAGATGTTGTGTTGTATCTTTGTGAGAAAGAGCATGTGGAAGGTGGCATGATATTTCAGCTATTGGAAGACTTGACAGAGATGTCTACTATGAGAAACTGTAAAGACGTTTTTGGTTATATAGAGAGTAAGCAAGATATACTAGGGAAGGTTTGTGCTTTGACATTTGTCAGAAGATGTTCTTCAcagttttctttttccttaatTTTTATGGATTCACTTTTAGAATATAGGACTTTTGATTCTCTTTAATTTTGATGGATTGACTATATGCAGCAAGAGCTTTTTGCCAGAGGGAAACTTGTTATGTTGAGAACATGCAATCAACTTCTTCGTCGTCTATCCAAGGTGGCTACTGATCATGCTAGTGATTATTTAGTTAATGAATCAATATAGTTTTCCTTATTGTGTGATTTACTTTGTTATATCATAAATACCAGAAATTGTTCATGCTATCTACTAAGTCACTTTCAAAGCTGAGTTTGCAATATTTATTAGTTTCTTAACTGTATTCGTGCTCAGGTATATGTTTACTGTTGGCATTAACAGAAATGTATATCgtcaaaaattaaatatgCAGTTACCACCAAACCTGATAACTTGTTAATGAAAACAATCTAGTTCAATCGGTGGAAAAGGAGTCCACAATTCTCAAGAATTAGAGCCTTAATATCATCAAACTGCCTTGTCTTTACAACTGAATCATAAGTGTAATGCAGAAGCAGCTTTTAAATATGTAGGatcagaaaaataaagaaCTGTGAAATCTTCACAAACTGGAACCCAAAGACATTTCAAATAAATGTGGCTTCCTCCTCTTGTAGTTTGACGGTGATGCATTCTCTTATGTTGTTTGGTAGGAAAGTTCTTCACGTCTGTTTTCCTCACATGACTTCTTAGCTAATAGTAAGCAGTGACTAATTGGGTTATTTGGTTGGAatgtatttacatttggtGAAAAGTCGGGGGATATAGATTTATTTTGCTATAGTATTATATCATAACTATGTTTGGATGATGCTCTAGTGAGGACCTTTAAAATAAGGTCTCCATGAGGACCTTCAAATCAACAGTGGGATGACTTGTGCGTTAAAGACCACTCATCCAACCCATAGACTTGAAAGCCCTCATTTTATAGTCCTTTACTAGAGATTCTCCCTATATGgtttatatagttatatatgaTATTTTGCGCCTCCACTGGCAATCTGGCATCTGTATTTAGTATCTTTTAACTCATCCAATAGTTTTGAGCATTTGACATGTACGCATTTTTTGGAATTTCACTTGAAGGCAAATGACGTTGTTTTTTGTGGACGAATTCTAATGTTTCTAGCACACTTTTTCCCGTTGTCTGAGCGCTCAGGTACTTGGTGGCCATCAACTGTACTGTTCACGTTGATTAACTGTTGTCTTCTGATCTTCTCTTTTGATTAATTGCTTCGGTTATATGGCTAATGCTTGCAGCTGTGAATATCAAAGGAGTTTTTAACACGTCCAATGAAAcgaagtatgagaaagatgccCCTGATGGTATGCATACAATACTTACATTTGACTGTCAGTATATATAGCTAAATTTTTGCCTGTCAATATTTATCTTGTTATCATACCTGAAATCTGCTGCACAATTTTCAGGAATTTCAATTGATTTCAACTTTTACAAGACTTTCTGGAGTTTACAGGTAAGTTATGGTACATAAtagcttgttttttttttttttttacaattttatgTTTACAAATTAAATTTCTGAACATAAAGCAAATAATTGGTGGAACTCGTTTATGATATCAAGTAAAGAACTTCATCAAAACAATTTGCTACCAGTGTTAAAGTCGAGCCACATCAATAGTCAAATGACGTTTTTGATGGACGATGTTTGCAATTTTTCATGTCTTGAAATGAGACAAAAAGCTTCCCTTAGTAGGAACAACTAGTGCTGCATGTCTAATAAATGTAAGTTGACTGAATTCATCAAAATATCATTGCTAACAGGAATAACATAAAGGTCTCACTATTTATTTTTCCATCGGATGGATGCCAACTGTGGGCTAATCTTACCACCAGATAAAGATCCAAAATATTATCAAATGTCTTCCAGCTGCATTCGAGTCTGTAACATTAAGTATCTCATACCTATGTAATAAGCTCGTTGGGGTGCCTGTAACCAGAAGTATAAAGTCACAGTGTGGAGTTGTTTCAGTTGGCATGAGATAGATTGCTCGAAGGTTCTCCAATTTGATTGTTGAGATACTTGTCTGTTTGGATTTTTCAGGAATACTTTTGTAACCCTGCTCCCTTGACTGTTGCTCCTACCAAGTGGCAGAAATTTACATCCACTTTAAAGGTATAGCAGATATCTCCTGATAAATTCTATTTGCATTTTTGGGTTTCTTtcctgaaaaaagaaaagaaaaacaaatatctTTATGATAAGACAGTTTGTCTATTATTTCTgtattacattttcatttacaTATGCTTTTCTTAACTTATTATTTAGGTTGTTCTAAATACCTTTGAAGCTCAACCACTAAGTGATGAAGAGGGAGATGCCAATAATTTGGAGGAGTCGGCAAATTTCAGCATAAAGTATCTGACAAGCAGTAAGCTGATGGGTTTGGAGGTTGGTAATGGTGGACCATTAGTTGATGTTCTTTGCAGAGTAGTGTTTTCCAAATCAGTTTGGACACACCCATCCAAACTCTCCATTATTTGCGTACCTATTGGTGTAGATCAATTTCAGAACCAGTACTTTTGTTAATATTCCCTTTAAAGTTCATtctctgcaaaaaaaaaaaaaagtcaaccgAATCAGTTTCAGAGATCTTATATACTCATCGAAAGAATGAACACATCTATAATGTTTATGAAAGCTGATGGTTATGGTAAGCATGGAACAAATGGGATAGTATAGCTAAGGATTGTCATTCTCATGACGAACTGtctatttgtttgatgcagtTTGATGACTAACCAATGTCCAATTTAGGAATGGTTGTGTATATGTATAGTTCTGATAATGATACTGCACAAGGTAATAGAAAATAGGGTAGAATTCTGATGAGTATGTTCTACTCTTTTTAATGTTTGGGTAGGAGATCATTTTAGAATGGTTAATACCTTTATTTTCTCTGGttcttattattttaattttttggttGGATTAGTTAAAGGATCCGAGTTTCCGAAGACACATTCTTGTGCAGTGCCTCATATTGTTCGATTATCTGAAGgtaatttatcaaaggagataaTATTTTACGTCAGTTCCCACTTATGACCAGTTCTAATGTCCTTTCTCAACCTTCAATTTAACTTCAATTTGATAGATATTCTAACCACATCTTATCTGGTTGTAGGGCCCAGGAAAAAGTGAAAAAGATTTGCCTTCTGAAAGCATGGTTAGTGCTGTATGAAATGGGGACTATTGAGTTTTCTTACACATGTCATGTATTATTTACCTCCAAATTTTAGAAATTGAGAGGAAAGATGAATCTAAAAGTACCACAGGGTTTTCCCCAATTATTACTATAACTATTTATTTGTGCATGTGCATCTATGTTAAAAATTATGTATTTAATAAGAACCCAGGTGCTTTGTATTGTTTTCAATAACAAATTGATTTTT
This genomic interval carries:
- the LOC126803164 gene encoding THO complex subunit 1 isoform X1; protein product: MEVFRTAILQPAPPESFALRIVQQVIKPQKGTKLVQDENQLLENILRTLLQELVSSAVQSGEQIMEYGQSIDDGEATRGHIPRLLDVVLYLCEKEHVEGGMIFQLLEDLTEMSTMRNCKDVFGYIESKQDILGKQELFARGKLVMLRTCNQLLRRLSKANDVVFCGRILMFLAHFFPLSERSAVNIKGVFNTSNETKYEKDAPDGISIDFNFYKTFWSLQEYFCNPAPLTVAPTKWQKFTSTLKVVLNTFEAQPLSDEEGDANNLEESANFSIKYLTSSKLMGLELKDPSFRRHILVQCLILFDYLKGPGKSEKDLPSESMKEEINSHEEHVKKLLEMTPPKGESFLHKIEHILEREKNWVWWKRDGCPPFEKQPIEKKTVQDGAKKRRPRWRLGNKELSQLWKWADQNQNALTDPQRIQTPAISEYWKPLAEDMDPAAGIEAEYHHKNNRVYCWKGLRFSARQDLEGFSKFTEYGIEGVVPLELLPPELRAKYTPKNNDKSKRAKKEDTKGSEHQVEENQIAAAATEVDSEGLRTDGGAFVAPLDVDYTTAVGNTSQGGSPMADENQKQSSDTDGGPEAGQLEDDAEVDAEVDAEGDAGMIDGEMEPEVD
- the LOC126803164 gene encoding THO complex subunit 1 isoform X2 codes for the protein MEVFRTAILQPAPPESFALRIVQQVIKPQKGTKLVQDENQLLENILRTLLQELVSSAVQSGEQIMEYGQSIDDGEATRGHIPRLLDVVLYLCEKEHVEGGMIFQLLEDLTEMSTMRNCKDVFGYIESKQDILGKQELFARGKLVMLRTCNQLLRRLSKANDVVFCGRILMFLAHFFPLSERSAVNIKGVFNTSNETKYEKDAPDGISIDFNFYKTFWSLQEYFCNPAPLTVAPTKWQKFTSTLKVVLNTFEAQPLSDEEGDANNLEESANFSIKYLTSSKLMGLELKDPSFRRHILVQCLILFDYLKGPGKSEKDLPSESMKEEINSHEEHVKKLLEMTPPKGESFLHKIEHILEREKNWVWWKRDGCPPFEKQPIEKKTVQDGAKKRPRWRLGNKELSQLWKWADQNQNALTDPQRIQTPAISEYWKPLAEDMDPAAGIEAEYHHKNNRVYCWKGLRFSARQDLEGFSKFTEYGIEGVVPLELLPPELRAKYTPKNNDKSKRAKKEDTKGSEHQVEENQIAAAATEVDSEGLRTDGGAFVAPLDVDYTTAVGNTSQGGSPMADENQKQSSDTDGGPEAGQLEDDAEVDAEVDAEGDAGMIDGEMEPEVD